In Mycolicibacterium phocaicum, one DNA window encodes the following:
- a CDS encoding Rieske 2Fe-2S domain-containing protein: MSTETAGVREIDTGALPDRFARGWHCVGPVKNFLDGKPHSFEAFGTKLVVFADSQGDLKILDGYCRHMGGDLSQGTIKGDAVACPFHDWRWGGDGKCQLVPYAKRTPRLARTRAWHTDVRGGLLFVWHDHEGNAPTDDVRIPEIPEAASDEWTDWQWNSMLIEGSNCREIIDNVTDMAHFFYIHYGLPTYFKNVFEGHIASQYLHNVGRPDIGGMGTQYGEAHLDSEASYFGPSFMINWLHNNYSGYKAESILINCHYPVSQDAFVLQWGVIVEKPKGMDEKTTQKLANAMTDGVSKGFLQDVEIWKHKTRIDNPLLVEEDGAVYQMRRWYQQFYVDVADITPDMTDRFELEIDTTVANEKWQGEVAENLRLQAEAKESAEQSS; encoded by the coding sequence GTGAGCACCGAAACCGCGGGGGTTCGCGAGATCGATACCGGCGCGCTGCCGGACCGCTTTGCCCGTGGATGGCACTGCGTGGGTCCTGTGAAGAACTTCCTGGACGGCAAGCCGCACTCGTTCGAGGCGTTCGGCACCAAATTGGTGGTGTTCGCAGACTCGCAGGGCGACCTGAAGATTCTGGACGGCTACTGCCGCCACATGGGCGGGGATCTGTCGCAGGGCACCATCAAGGGTGACGCGGTCGCATGCCCGTTCCACGACTGGCGCTGGGGCGGCGACGGCAAGTGCCAGCTGGTGCCCTACGCCAAGCGCACGCCGCGGCTGGCCCGCACCCGCGCCTGGCACACCGACGTCCGGGGCGGCCTCCTCTTCGTCTGGCACGACCACGAGGGCAACGCCCCCACCGACGACGTGCGGATCCCGGAAATCCCCGAGGCCGCCAGCGACGAGTGGACCGACTGGCAGTGGAACTCGATGCTGATCGAGGGCAGCAACTGCCGCGAGATCATCGACAACGTCACCGACATGGCGCACTTCTTCTACATCCACTACGGCCTGCCGACGTACTTCAAGAACGTCTTCGAGGGCCACATCGCCAGCCAGTACCTGCACAACGTGGGCCGGCCGGACATCGGTGGCATGGGCACCCAGTACGGCGAGGCGCACCTCGACTCGGAGGCCTCGTACTTCGGGCCGTCGTTCATGATCAACTGGCTGCACAACAACTACAGCGGCTACAAGGCCGAGTCGATCCTGATCAACTGCCACTACCCGGTCAGCCAGGACGCGTTCGTGCTGCAGTGGGGCGTCATCGTCGAAAAGCCCAAGGGCATGGACGAGAAGACCACCCAGAAGCTCGCCAACGCCATGACCGACGGTGTCAGCAAGGGCTTCCTGCAGGACGTCGAAATCTGGAAGCACAAGACCCGCATCGACAACCCGCTGCTGGTCGAGGAAGACGGCGCGGTGTACCAGATGCGCCGTTGGTACCAGCAGTTCTACGTCGACGTCGCCGACATCACCCCGGACATGACCGACCGCTTCGAGCTAGAGATCGACACCACGGTCGCCAACGAGAAGTGGCAGGGCGAGGTGGCCGAAAACCTGCGCTTGCAGGCCGAGGCCAAGGAATCCGCAGAGCAGTCCAGCTGA
- a CDS encoding gamma carbonic anhydrase family protein encodes MPLYSFEGRSPVVDPTAFIAPTAVLIGDVRVEAGASVWFNAVLRADYAPVVIRNGANVQDGSVLHAPPGIPVDIGPGATIAHLCVVHGAHVGAEALIANNSTILDGAVIGRRTLVAAHSLVVAGTKIPDEVLVVGSPAKIRGPISGTGAETWINTNPQAYRELAERYLTGLEEL; translated from the coding sequence ATGCCGCTCTACTCCTTCGAGGGCCGAAGCCCGGTCGTCGACCCCACGGCGTTCATCGCCCCCACCGCCGTGTTGATCGGCGATGTTCGCGTCGAGGCCGGGGCGTCGGTGTGGTTCAACGCGGTTCTGCGCGCCGATTACGCGCCGGTCGTCATCCGCAACGGGGCAAACGTGCAGGACGGGTCTGTGCTGCACGCCCCTCCCGGTATCCCGGTGGACATCGGGCCCGGCGCGACCATCGCCCACCTGTGCGTCGTCCACGGCGCCCACGTCGGTGCCGAGGCGCTGATCGCGAACAACAGCACGATTCTCGATGGCGCGGTGATCGGCCGGCGCACGCTCGTCGCAGCCCATTCGCTGGTGGTCGCCGGGACCAAGATCCCCGATGAGGTTCTGGTCGTGGGGTCGCCCGCCAAGATCCGCGGCCCCATCTCCGGAACCGGCGCCGAGACGTGGATCAACACCAATCCGCAGGCCTACCGGGAACTGGCCGAGCGCTACCTGACCGGCCTGGAAGAGCTGTAG